aaaatctttACTTTGTTAGTTCAAGTGCTTAGAGAAGCATACCCTTGGGTCATTGATGCCGGTGATGCGCTCCTCAGGCCGGTCCAACACCAGGAAGGCAGCCAGGTTGGCAGTATAGGATGCTACTATTATCATAGCAAAGCCAGCCCACACCATTCCCAAGATTCTTGCTGAAAAACTACGTGGGGCACCTGGACAACATGTGTTAAGTACAGTAGTAGTCAAACATATGTCAATTAaaactcatttaatttaatatgatcTTAAGAACAAGTTTGACTTCACATCACCTTCTCCAATTCCAGAGTTCAACAAGACACCCCAGGAAAACCACATAGCTGAAGATAAGGTGAGGgcatcctcctcttcttcttcactGTTTACTTTAAACCTTCCAAAAGGGCTGGGAAAACCAGGTCAAACAGTGTAAATGTTCAGAAAGAGAACAGGCCAAGAACCCATATAAGTGGTcttcaaataaataattgctcCAGTATCCCACGTTACTTAGCATTGGCTATATTACAGAGACCATAACATATGTGAAGCAAGGAGATGGAGGGCAGACAGGAAAAGACAGGTAGAGAGGGAAAAAAGAACAGGCTCACAGAGTACAGCCACCCAACCTCCCCCACCTCCATGGTGacaatgacaataaaatgttttcagcCCTCTCATGTTCTGTCGAGACATCCTGAAACAAAGGTGCTACATGATCCTAATGAGTGAAACAAACTACCTAAAAGAACAAACAACATGTGCATACAACCACCCCATGGACATACATAGAACGTGTAGCCACACTCTCAAACCAACGTCTTGTTGTACCTGAACCGGTCTAGTAGGTAAAGCATCACCGCCACCACATGCACCGATAGACCCACCAGTAGCCACAGTGTGCTCTGGAATGGCTGCATGAATGAGTCCAGTGTACTGCGAGGAATTTCCTGAGAAACACATTGTATGGTCAGTAACATGAATTTAGCACATTTCAGCACCAGCTTTGGTAGGTACTAGCGATGCTGTCATGTGGCTACAGTAGCAAGTGGTGACATTTTTTTCAGAAGTCTATACTTATGTAGCTATACTACTCTGTAGCTAGAGTACAAATGGAATGGGCTAGTTTAAGAAGTGTAATTGTACCTTTTTAACAAGGATAGTCAGTCCCTGGTATTTGAAAGGCTTGGAGAATTCTATGTACTGGGCTCGTTCATTGTTGATCGTCAAGGGTGCAACGATCATATCAGCAAGGCCACCCAGGAGCTCCCCCATCATACCATTCCATTCCTTCTTGTTACTGTTATTTACCTATATCACCAAAAGATAAGTTTAAAGCAGTCTTATGACAATCATCTTGCCTGTACTTAGCATAACGTGAAATTGTGCTTACCCTTTCTTGTGTTCCGAATTTCCCATCTGCCACCAGGTGTACTTCATAGGTGAAGTTCATGGTCATTGCCAGTTTGATCAGAAGGTCAACGCAAAATCCATAGCAACATTGGGGAACAGTTGGGCGTCCTGTAACCAAATCAGAAAAGTGGAATTTCATTAAATCTGATcacattaaaatgacatttagaaaGCCCACCATTTAGTAGTTCACTCACTCCAATACTAAAATCACTCACTTATTTAGAGAATGTGTTTTCTTTTAGATGGTGTATGCTCTCAACTGCTAGACAGCATTGATGTCTGATCAATTATTTTTCTATAAATTCAGCATCCACTCTGCAACTCAGCCAGTCATAGATTTTCTTGCAGATGATAAtggaataaaatattaacaagctATTTGAATTAATATTCAATTCATCTATGGTAGTGGCTGAATTGAAGTAGCCACAACTTCTGTGGTTGGAATGGATGTATCTTCCATCCATTTTGATCTCAGGCAGATGCAACAGCCAGATGGGAGCATCAGCATTTAAAAGGAGTACAATCCTGTCATATTGACTTTCACACTTTACCTGTTAGATTATATAGGCTGGACACAAGGCACATATACAGCTGTCAGCTGTAACTACTGTATATGCATAGCAGAATGGCACGACGGAAGCCCaagcgacacacacacaaaaaattgtcacacacaacataaaacacacatatCATGGACAGACTTGCTAcattcatacatatataaatacctgctgcatatatatgtatgtatgtatgtatctccAGATGGAGGATGTAGAAAAGCACAATGACATAAACGTCCCTGATGTGTTACCTGGGATGGTCTCATTTGGTCCAGTGCAGATCACCTTTTTAATTAAGACTCCATTAGGTGTGTACTCTTCCTTGCAGGTCCCGTCCAGCATAGTTGGCTTCACATACACAAAGGGTTCCTGATGAATGGTCACTATCTGCAATAGATGGATTGGATTTTGTTCAGCTTTTCTATGTGGCATCAAACACTTTCAGGTAATTTCTGATTCATGACCCTAAATTATTAGCAAGTTTTGGATTGATGTATTGAACCCTGTACCTTTAATCGAGTAGACATCTGGAATCCTCTCGGTCTTTCTGTTTCACCTCCAGGCCAAATAATCTTCTTCTGTTTATTCATCACCACCTGATGAAGCAGATAATTATAGCAGATAATTAAAAGGCGTATAGCCATAATCATAATCTTTGCTCAGTCTTCTAATCTAAAATAATTTGCATAGATTCCAAAAGTGCCATCTCTGGGTTGGATTTGAATACAATTATGGGAATTCTATGACTTCGTGTTGGCTTTAAAACTCTGTATTTTTGCTAATGCAAGATTCAGGACCCATGTAAtgaaattgtaaattaaatactGTGAAAGAAAAGACTAGTACTTGTGTTCCATTGTAAATGCCGACTTGAAGCAGTCTGCTCTTCTGGTAGTTGAGAATGCTGTAATGAGCATATTTTCTGTCACCGTCATCATTGAACTCAACGCGTCCTGTTAGGCCCTCTGGGTACTTGGAAGACATCAGTACCCTGTGGAGCACAGCCAGTACTGACCTGTGAGTAACTTTCTGTATGTGAATGTGATGCATGAAAAATATGCAAAGATGAAATATCAAGTGTTGAGACAGTGCGTTAGATCACAGTCTGTGGTTGTCAAAATCCATCAAAGAATGACACGGACGCACCCTCAAGCACGATGTCatggaaaataataaattaaacggGTAAGCTGCACGCATGATCTTTAGTGGTACTGACCTTTTAAAAAGTGGCCCGGTCTTCCAGATGTTGGTATTGCCCACGCAGCCCCTTGGAGGTTCTGTGATGTTCTCTTTCTCAAAGAGCTCTTGAATGGACTGGGCTACGACAGCAACGGCATCACTGATGTGCGCCGATTCATTCTTGCCATTGATGAGCTGGAGGCCAATCAGCCCTATGTGTTGATGATAAAAACAAGCAGTGAGCTGTTTGACTTTGACATTTAGGAGCCCTTTCCAACACCAAAAAACCCATAGGGTCACCCTTTGAGCCAACATAGGTAAATGACTCTCAAATCAGATGTCAAGTAATGTTTTGTCAGATTTTTTCACTGGTAGTAGTTAATTGGaatgtaaaatgaatgttttgttcTTCACGGGCATGCTACTTGAGGCATTTTGCCCAAAATGCGAGCGTTGACCCTTGAGGTTGGATTTACTGAACTGAGCCGACTAGCGCCACCTCTGCCCAAACTGCGGAAAGTCCTGTCCAGTTGTGAAGACACTAACAAACAGTGAATGATGAAATATATCAGATTTAAGGTATACTTCATATATAAATCCAACTTCAGCtgagtttttgttgttattggaGCAGGGTTTGAAAGATCCAGTTCTGCAAGGGATCTCCAAAAGATTACTGTGAAGACTCCACAAGTGTTATAAATTAggacaaagacaagaaaaaacaCTGGCAGGGTAAAAGGTGAGCAAGTGTATTGGGAGCGACAATGACAAAACTTGTGACTTGTGAAGTGCCTGGGACAAAAAAAGGCCATTTATAGCTTACCAATACCAGAAACACATCAAAGGGAGGGTTGAAAAAACACCCTTTTTAAATTCACAGAAGCCAGACTATTAATATAATAACATGATAAAACCACACTTTATAAGTTAACACACATTTTTAAAGATAAACTACTTCATGACAATGACATTTTTATGGTAAGTTCTTAATGAAACCTCTAGAGGTCAATGTTAAGTTCAGTACTGTAATTAATCTGGCCAGTGAACCAGAGAACTCAACCATTATTGTGTAATCTAAAGTGACTCGTTTAAAACCTTTAAACACATAAAGTGCTTAAATGTTTAAACGgttaatttatacacacacaccaacatcCACTACTTGCTTCATCAATAAAATCTGTCTAGTTTAACAGAGAAACTGAGACAAATGGCTTCTATTCATTCAGTCTGTCTCAGCTGTACTAAGGTGGGTTTACGTACCATCAGGAGCCTCGCTCAAAGCTTTACCGGACATCTCACGCTCCCCGACCAGCCATACATAGCCTGAGCCTGTCATGTTGAGGAAGCGTGCTGTTTTGTACACGGCGGCTGCATCTTCCTCACTAAAGGCAGACAGACAGGTTTACAACCGCTGACAAAAATACAAGCTTACTGAAGTATGAAATTGTTTTGTAAACCCATTGCTTTGACTtttcaatgttatttatttcaaagTGTTCTAAGGTCTGTCCTGCTGAAAAGACCAACTGGTTAGTGCTAGTCTTGTGCTGGTCGACCAGCAAAGCAGCAGGTACTGCAAAGGTTGTTGCAAGTCTTGCAAGTTAAGCTAATTATTTTCTAGGTTTTAGAACAAGTTAAGctcaataaaatgcatttgtgaCATGTcgagctttttattttattttaagaaaaggaAGAATAAGTGGAACTTATTTTTGTGGTAATCAGCATTAagccacaaatgctgttgatttaaCCTTAATCTTATATTGAACctagaatattcctttaagaaaaaCAAGTAACCAAAACACAACATATGGTGATCTGTTCAGATAACTCTGGATAACTCATTCTGATTCATTTTACTTTTGCAGGTAATCATACAGTGAAGAGTGAAGTGCAGAGATTTTGGTGCACTGCTAAGATAACATCATGCAGTAAACCTCTTACCTGGCAGAGAGAATGATCACTCGGGCCTCCAGCTCTTTGGCCTCCAGAAGCAGGGCAGTTAAGTTAGTCTCTTGGCTGAATTGAAGCACTTTCTCGGCCTGAGATTGGGGTACACAATCAGTCAAAGAGGCTATTTACTTCTGTAACTGAACCATGCTGCCTCATTCAGCACTTTTGGTTGGTTTGGTtgttactgtatttgtattttttttattatctaggGCTGAAAAGGGGGGAAATTATAGAGTTCCAGGAAAACTgcttcaaaatgaaaaataaaagaataaaaaagcttgaaaaacaaaaaacttcgGCATTGTTGCATGCAAACTGAGGGTTATCAAGGCTTCAGAGAAGGACGTGCATGTTAGAGGTTTCGGGGAGCGAGACCGATGCAACCGAAAACTAAAACCAGGTGGAAAGGGGAGTGACAGGTGAGAGGACGtcatttccccaaagaaaaaGAGTCGAGAAAAAAAGAGCAACGAGGGGATGCTGCGATAGGAAGTAAAATCGGAGTGTTGTGTCCCAAACTTTCGGATCTCCACAAAGAATGGGCTTGCTTTTTTAAAATTCTGAATCATGCATCATCctttattaaaaaggaaaaaaatggtAATGAAAGAAGcggagcgtttttttttttttctgaaacggAAATTATAAT
This genomic stretch from Carassius gibelio isolate Cgi1373 ecotype wild population from Czech Republic chromosome B21, carGib1.2-hapl.c, whole genome shotgun sequence harbors:
- the grin1a gene encoding glutamate receptor ionotropic, NMDA 1a isoform X4; translated protein: MRLLLLAALFSCSCVRGGCEPKIVNIGAVLSQKRYEQVFKDAVAQANLVYGRDKFKLTAISVTHKANAIQMALSVCEDLISSQVYAILVSHPPQSNDHLTPTPVSYTAGFYRIPVVGLTTRMSIYSDKSIHLSFLRTVPPYSHQAHVWFDMMREFRWNHIILIVSDDHEGRAAQKRLETLLEERETKAEKVLQFSQETNLTALLLEAKELEARVIILSASEEDAAAVYKTARFLNMTGSGYVWLVGEREMSGKALSEAPDGLIGLQLINGKNESAHISDAVAVVAQSIQELFEKENITEPPRGCVGNTNIWKTGPLFKRVLMSSKYPEGLTGRVEFNDDGDRKYAHYSILNYQKSRLLQVGIYNGTQVVMNKQKKIIWPGGETERPRGFQMSTRLKIVTIHQEPFVYVKPTMLDGTCKEEYTPNGVLIKKVICTGPNETIPGRPTVPQCCYGFCVDLLIKLAMTMNFTYEVHLVADGKFGTQERVNNSNKKEWNGMMGELLGGLADMIVAPLTINNERAQYIEFSKPFKYQGLTILVKKEIPRSTLDSFMQPFQSTLWLLVGLSVHVVAVMLYLLDRFSPFGRFKVNSEEEEEDALTLSSAMWFSWGVLLNSGIGEGAPRSFSARILGMVWAGFAMIIVASYTANLAAFLVLDRPEERITGINDPRLRNPSDKFIYATVKQSSVDIYFRRQVELSTMYRHMEKHNYESAAEAIQAVRDNKLHAFIWDSAVLEFEASQKCDLVTTGELFFRSGFGIGMRKDSPWKQNVSLAILSSHENGFMEDLDKTWVRYQECDSRSNAPATLTFENMAGVFMLVAGGIAAGIFLIFIEIAYKRHKDARRKQMQLAFAAVNVWRKNLQQFPPTDITGQLNLSDPSVSTVV
- the grin1a gene encoding glutamate receptor ionotropic, NMDA 1a isoform X2, translating into MRLLLLAALFSCSCVRGGCEPKIVNIGAVLSQKRYEQVFKDAVAQANLVYGRDKFKLTAISVTHKANAIQMALSVCEDLISSQVYAILVSHPPQSNDHLTPTPVSYTAGFYRIPVVGLTTRMSIYSDKSIHLSFLRTVPPYSHQAHVWFDMMREFRWNHIILIVSDDHEGRAAQKRLETLLEERETKAEKVLQFSQETNLTALLLEAKELEARVIILSASEEDAAAVYKTARFLNMTGSGYVWLVGEREMSGKALSEAPDGLIGLQLINGKNESAHISDAVAVVAQSIQELFEKENITEPPRGCVGNTNIWKTGPLFKRVLMSSKYPEGLTGRVEFNDDGDRKYAHYSILNYQKSRLLQVGIYNGTQVVMNKQKKIIWPGGETERPRGFQMSTRLKIVTIHQEPFVYVKPTMLDGTCKEEYTPNGVLIKKVICTGPNETIPGRPTVPQCCYGFCVDLLIKLAMTMNFTYEVHLVADGKFGTQERVNNSNKKEWNGMMGELLGGLADMIVAPLTINNERAQYIEFSKPFKYQGLTILVKKEIPRSTLDSFMQPFQSTLWLLVGLSVHVVAVMLYLLDRFSPFGRFKVNSEEEEEDALTLSSAMWFSWGVLLNSGIGEGAPRSFSARILGMVWAGFAMIIVASYTANLAAFLVLDRPEERITGINDPRLRNPSDKFIYATVKQSSVDIYFRRQVELSTMYRHMEKHNYESAAEAIQAVRDNKLHAFIWDSAVLEFEASQKCDLVTTGELFFRSGFGIGMRKDSPWKQNVSLAILSSHENGFMEDLDKTWVRYQECDSRSNAPATLTFENMAGVFMLVAGGIAAGIFLIFIEIAYKRHKDARRKQMQLAFAAVNVWRKNLQPSSSVETQDDRKSGRADSDPKKKPSFRSISTTLASNIKRRRSSKDTQFPPTDITGQLNLSDPSVSTVV
- the grin1a gene encoding glutamate receptor ionotropic, NMDA 1a isoform X1, which translates into the protein MRLLLLAALFSCSCVRGGCEPKIVNIGAVLSQKRYEQVFKDAVAQANLVYGRDKFKLTAISVTHKANAIQMALSVCEDLISSQVYAILVSHPPQSNDHLTPTPVSYTAGFYRIPVVGLTTRMSIYSDKSIHLSFLRTVPPYSHQAHVWFDMMREFRWNHIILIVSDDHEGRAAQKRLETLLEERETKNKKRNYENQDQLSFDNKRGPKAEKVLQFSQETNLTALLLEAKELEARVIILSASEEDAAAVYKTARFLNMTGSGYVWLVGEREMSGKALSEAPDGLIGLQLINGKNESAHISDAVAVVAQSIQELFEKENITEPPRGCVGNTNIWKTGPLFKRVLMSSKYPEGLTGRVEFNDDGDRKYAHYSILNYQKSRLLQVGIYNGTQVVMNKQKKIIWPGGETERPRGFQMSTRLKIVTIHQEPFVYVKPTMLDGTCKEEYTPNGVLIKKVICTGPNETIPGRPTVPQCCYGFCVDLLIKLAMTMNFTYEVHLVADGKFGTQERVNNSNKKEWNGMMGELLGGLADMIVAPLTINNERAQYIEFSKPFKYQGLTILVKKEIPRSTLDSFMQPFQSTLWLLVGLSVHVVAVMLYLLDRFSPFGRFKVNSEEEEEDALTLSSAMWFSWGVLLNSGIGEGAPRSFSARILGMVWAGFAMIIVASYTANLAAFLVLDRPEERITGINDPRLRNPSDKFIYATVKQSSVDIYFRRQVELSTMYRHMEKHNYESAAEAIQAVRDNKLHAFIWDSAVLEFEASQKCDLVTTGELFFRSGFGIGMRKDSPWKQNVSLAILSSHENGFMEDLDKTWVRYQECDSRSNAPATLTFENMAGVFMLVAGGIAAGIFLIFIEIAYKRHKDARRKQMQLAFAAVNVWRKNLQPSSSVETQDDRKSGRADSDPKKKPSFRSISTTLASNIKRRRSSKDTQFPPTDITGQLNLSDPSVSTVV
- the grin1a gene encoding glutamate receptor ionotropic, NMDA 1a isoform X3; this encodes MRLLLLAALFSCSCVRGGCEPKIVNIGAVLSQKRYEQVFKDAVAQANLVYGRDKFKLTAISVTHKANAIQMALSVCEDLISSQVYAILVSHPPQSNDHLTPTPVSYTAGFYRIPVVGLTTRMSIYSDKSIHLSFLRTVPPYSHQAHVWFDMMREFRWNHIILIVSDDHEGRAAQKRLETLLEERETKNKKRNYENQDQLSFDNKRGPKAEKVLQFSQETNLTALLLEAKELEARVIILSASEEDAAAVYKTARFLNMTGSGYVWLVGEREMSGKALSEAPDGLIGLQLINGKNESAHISDAVAVVAQSIQELFEKENITEPPRGCVGNTNIWKTGPLFKRVLMSSKYPEGLTGRVEFNDDGDRKYAHYSILNYQKSRLLQVGIYNGTQVVMNKQKKIIWPGGETERPRGFQMSTRLKIVTIHQEPFVYVKPTMLDGTCKEEYTPNGVLIKKVICTGPNETIPGRPTVPQCCYGFCVDLLIKLAMTMNFTYEVHLVADGKFGTQERVNNSNKKEWNGMMGELLGGLADMIVAPLTINNERAQYIEFSKPFKYQGLTILVKKEIPRSTLDSFMQPFQSTLWLLVGLSVHVVAVMLYLLDRFSPFGRFKVNSEEEEEDALTLSSAMWFSWGVLLNSGIGEGAPRSFSARILGMVWAGFAMIIVASYTANLAAFLVLDRPEERITGINDPRLRNPSDKFIYATVKQSSVDIYFRRQVELSTMYRHMEKHNYESAAEAIQAVRDNKLHAFIWDSAVLEFEASQKCDLVTTGELFFRSGFGIGMRKDSPWKQNVSLAILSSHENGFMEDLDKTWVRYQECDSRSNAPATLTFENMAGVFMLVAGGIAAGIFLIFIEIAYKRHKDARRKQMQLAFAAVNVWRKNLQQFPPTDITGQLNLSDPSVSTVV